The Streptomyces sp. NBC_00691 genome has a segment encoding these proteins:
- a CDS encoding alpha/beta fold hydrolase, whose amino-acid sequence MPTPQTFSAPDGTTLAFHVSGSGAPLLCLPGGPFQDSAYLGDLGGLTAHRRLIRLDLRGTGASAVPDDSSSYRCDRLVEDVEALREHLGLDTVDVLGHSAGANLAALYVTRHPGRVGRLVLVTPGTAAVGLDTAPEERLAAARLRRDEPWFGPAYAALEEVTAGRGTGESFQAVAPFFHGTWDEAARERHAAGESQRNGEGAGVFASEGAFLPEATRAVFADFARPVLVVAGEGDVNTPVPTAAAYAELFPKAAFVVLDGAGHFPWHDDAEGFAGAVGDFLA is encoded by the coding sequence ATGCCCACCCCGCAGACCTTCTCCGCGCCCGACGGCACGACACTCGCCTTCCATGTGTCCGGCTCCGGCGCGCCGCTCCTCTGTCTCCCCGGCGGTCCGTTCCAGGACTCCGCCTATCTCGGCGACCTCGGCGGACTGACCGCGCACCGGCGGCTGATCCGGCTCGACCTCCGGGGGACGGGCGCGTCGGCCGTGCCGGACGACTCCTCCTCGTACCGCTGCGACCGGCTCGTCGAGGACGTGGAGGCGCTGCGCGAGCACCTCGGGCTCGACACCGTCGATGTCCTCGGGCACTCGGCGGGGGCGAACCTGGCCGCCCTGTACGTGACCCGTCACCCCGGGCGGGTGGGCCGGCTCGTGCTCGTCACCCCGGGCACGGCGGCCGTCGGGCTCGACACGGCGCCGGAGGAGCGGCTCGCGGCGGCGCGGCTGCGGCGGGACGAGCCGTGGTTCGGCCCGGCGTACGCGGCGCTCGAAGAGGTCACGGCGGGGCGCGGGACCGGCGAGAGCTTCCAGGCCGTGGCGCCGTTCTTCCACGGGACGTGGGACGAGGCCGCGCGGGAGCGGCACGCCGCCGGGGAGAGTCAGCGGAACGGGGAGGGCGCGGGCGTCTTCGCGAGCGAGGGGGCCTTCCTCCCGGAGGCGACGCGCGCGGTGTTCGCGGACTTCGCGCGGCCGGTGCTCGTGGTGGCCGGGGAGGGGGACGTGAACACCCCGGTCCCGACGGCGGCCGCGTACGCGGAGCTGTTCCCGAAGGCGGCCTTCGTCGTCCTGGACGGGGCGGGGCACTTCCCGTGGCACGACGACGCGGAGGGGTTCGCGGGGGCGGTCGGCGACTTCCTGGCGTAG
- a CDS encoding aldo/keto reductase produces the protein MEYTQLGRTGLKVSRLVLGTMNFGPQTDEATSHAIMDTALDAGLNFFDTANVYGWGENKGRTEEILGSWFAKGDGRRDRTVLATKVYGNMGADGEAWPNHDKLSAVNIRRAVEASLKRLGTDYIDLYQFHHIDRSTPFEEIWQAVDVLVQQGKILYAGSSNFPGYKIAQANETAARRGSVGLVSEQCLYNLFERRAEMEVIPAAQEYGLGVIPWSPLHGGLLGGVLRKEAEGKRRTEGRAAATLADPSSRAQLQAYEDLLDKHGLEPGEAALAWLLTRPGVTGPIVGPRTPEQLTSALRALELELSDEVLAGLDEIFPGPGPSPEAFAW, from the coding sequence ATGGAGTACACGCAGCTCGGACGCACCGGACTCAAGGTCAGCCGACTCGTCCTCGGGACGATGAACTTCGGACCCCAGACGGACGAAGCCACCAGCCACGCCATCATGGACACGGCGCTGGACGCGGGGCTCAACTTCTTCGACACCGCCAACGTGTACGGCTGGGGTGAGAACAAGGGCCGGACTGAGGAGATCCTCGGCTCCTGGTTCGCGAAGGGCGACGGCCGCCGCGACCGTACCGTTCTCGCCACCAAGGTGTACGGGAACATGGGCGCCGACGGCGAGGCCTGGCCCAACCACGACAAGCTCTCCGCGGTGAACATCCGCCGCGCGGTCGAGGCCAGCCTCAAGCGCCTCGGCACGGACTACATCGACCTCTACCAGTTCCACCACATCGACCGCTCGACCCCCTTCGAGGAGATCTGGCAGGCGGTCGACGTCCTCGTCCAGCAGGGCAAGATCCTCTACGCCGGATCCTCCAACTTCCCCGGCTACAAGATCGCCCAGGCCAACGAGACGGCCGCCCGGCGCGGCTCGGTGGGTCTCGTCAGCGAGCAGTGCCTCTACAACCTCTTCGAGCGGCGTGCGGAGATGGAGGTCATCCCGGCCGCGCAGGAGTACGGCCTCGGGGTCATTCCCTGGTCGCCGCTGCACGGCGGTCTGCTCGGCGGCGTCCTGAGGAAGGAGGCCGAGGGCAAGCGGCGTACGGAGGGCCGCGCGGCGGCCACCCTCGCCGACCCGTCGTCCCGCGCGCAGCTCCAGGCCTACGAGGACCTGCTGGACAAGCACGGCCTGGAGCCGGGAGAGGCGGCCCTCGCGTGGCTGCTCACCCGGCCGGGCGTGACGGGCCCGATCGTCGGTCCGCGGACGCCGGAGCAGCTGACGAGCGCGCTGCGCGCCCTGGAACTCGAGCTGAGCGATGAGGTCCTGGCGGGCCTCGACGAGATCTTCCCGGGCCCGGGGCCGTCGCCGGAGGCCTTCGCCTGGTAG
- the thpR gene encoding RNA 2',3'-cyclic phosphodiesterase: protein MRLFAAVLPPRERLDELAHVVDRLHRLPGADGLRWTSQPGWHLTLAFMGEVDEELLPELRVRLARAAHRTPSFSLRLHGGGHFGRRALWAGIAGDLDELRLLAERADAAARRAGVAMDEHRRYQAHLTVARARGDAADLHPFLDELGTFEGSRWEAGELVLVRSNLPVSGVRGEQPRYETVDGWALGGRPEGAG from the coding sequence ATGAGGCTCTTCGCCGCCGTCCTGCCACCGCGCGAGCGGCTGGACGAGCTCGCACACGTCGTCGACCGGCTCCACCGGCTGCCCGGTGCGGACGGGCTCCGCTGGACCTCGCAGCCCGGCTGGCACCTCACGCTCGCGTTCATGGGGGAGGTCGACGAGGAGCTGCTGCCCGAGCTGCGCGTCCGGCTCGCCCGTGCCGCGCACCGCACCCCGTCCTTCTCCCTGCGGCTCCACGGCGGTGGGCACTTCGGGAGGCGCGCCCTGTGGGCGGGGATCGCCGGGGACCTGGACGAGCTGCGGCTGCTCGCCGAGCGCGCGGACGCCGCCGCGCGCCGGGCCGGGGTCGCGATGGACGAGCACCGTCGCTACCAGGCGCATCTGACGGTCGCCCGCGCGCGGGGCGACGCGGCGGATCTCCATCCCTTCCTCGACGAGCTCGGCACCTTCGAGGGCTCTCGCTGGGAGGCGGGCGAGCTGGTCCTGGTGCGTTCGAACCTGCCGGTCAGCGGGGTGCGGGGGGAGCAGCCCCGGTACGAGACGGTCGACGGCTGGGCGCTGGGCGGGCGGCCGGAGGGAGCGGGGTGA
- a CDS encoding GNAT family N-acetyltransferase, which produces MKISLRKGGVEDLPAILGVLDSAVVWLNGKGITAQWGTESFSARPKAVKQVEDTMAEGDPWIAEIDGVPAGTMTLTPFPGQHIAPADEPEVYVRLLATDARFHGHGVGAALLAHAVEETRRQGVSLLRVDCFAGSEGRLVAYYEGQGFTPTDTFLVGDWAGQVLEKRV; this is translated from the coding sequence ATGAAGATCTCCCTCAGGAAGGGCGGGGTGGAGGACCTCCCCGCGATACTCGGCGTCCTCGACAGCGCCGTGGTGTGGCTCAACGGCAAGGGAATCACCGCGCAGTGGGGCACCGAGTCGTTCTCCGCCCGCCCCAAGGCGGTCAAGCAGGTCGAGGACACGATGGCCGAGGGTGATCCCTGGATCGCCGAGATCGACGGCGTACCGGCGGGGACGATGACGCTGACCCCGTTCCCCGGGCAGCACATCGCACCGGCGGACGAGCCCGAGGTGTACGTACGGCTGCTCGCGACCGACGCGCGGTTCCACGGCCACGGGGTGGGCGCGGCGCTGCTCGCCCACGCGGTGGAGGAGACGCGGCGGCAGGGGGTGTCGCTGCTGCGGGTGGACTGCTTCGCGGGCAGCGAGGGCCGGCTCGTCGCGTACTACGAGGGCCAGGGCTTCACCCCGACCGACACGTTCCTGGTCGGCGACTGGGCGGGCCAGGTCCTGGAAAAGCGGGTCTGA
- a CDS encoding MFS transporter: MSTGPGADSAPVHKPTLDTRGRGETFSSLRIRNYRLFFTGAIVSNTGTWMARITQDWLVLSLTGSAAAVGVTTALQFLPMLLFGLYGGVIADRYPKRRLLLVSQAALGLCGIALAVLTLSGSIQVWHVYLIAFLLGMVTVVDNPARQSFVSEMVGPDHLRNAVSLNSANFQSARLVGPAVAGVLIAGVGSGWAFLLNGLFFLAPLTSLLLMRTSELHKVERAPRGKGQLREGLRYVAARPELIWPIVLVGFIGTFGFNFPIWLTAFSGDVFHVGAGAYGFLNTLMAAGSLVGALAAARRGSTRLRMLVIAAGVFGVLEIAAALSPTFWLFALLLVPIGMIGLTVNITANSAVQMATDPAMRGRVMSLYMMVFAGGTPIGAPLLGWVTDTYGARVGFATGGVISLAAAVVVGLVLAKVGGLKVAWAWRHGHPQVRFVARERLATAA; the protein is encoded by the coding sequence TTGAGTACGGGACCCGGAGCAGACTCCGCACCCGTCCACAAACCCACCCTCGACACCCGCGGGCGGGGGGAAACCTTCTCCTCGCTCAGGATCCGTAACTACCGGCTGTTCTTCACCGGCGCGATCGTCTCCAACACCGGTACATGGATGGCCCGCATCACCCAGGACTGGCTGGTCCTGAGCCTCACCGGCTCGGCCGCCGCCGTCGGTGTCACCACGGCCCTGCAGTTCCTGCCGATGCTGCTCTTCGGCCTCTACGGCGGAGTCATCGCCGACCGCTACCCGAAGCGGCGCCTGCTGCTCGTCAGCCAGGCAGCCCTCGGCCTCTGCGGCATCGCACTCGCCGTCCTCACGCTCTCCGGCAGCATCCAGGTCTGGCACGTCTACCTGATCGCCTTCCTCCTCGGCATGGTGACCGTCGTCGACAACCCGGCCCGGCAGTCCTTCGTCTCCGAGATGGTCGGCCCCGACCACCTGCGCAACGCCGTCTCCCTGAACTCGGCGAACTTCCAGTCCGCGCGGCTCGTCGGCCCCGCCGTCGCCGGTGTCCTCATCGCCGGAGTCGGCAGCGGCTGGGCCTTCCTCCTCAACGGCCTGTTCTTCCTCGCGCCCCTCACGAGCCTCCTGCTCATGCGGACGAGCGAACTCCACAAGGTGGAGCGCGCCCCGCGTGGCAAGGGCCAGCTGCGGGAGGGACTGCGCTACGTGGCCGCGCGACCGGAGCTGATCTGGCCGATCGTCCTCGTCGGCTTCATCGGCACCTTCGGGTTCAACTTCCCGATCTGGCTCACCGCCTTCTCCGGCGACGTCTTCCACGTCGGCGCCGGCGCGTACGGCTTCCTCAACACCCTCATGGCGGCCGGCTCGCTCGTGGGCGCCCTCGCGGCGGCCCGGCGCGGCTCGACCCGGCTGCGGATGCTGGTGATCGCGGCGGGAGTCTTCGGCGTCCTGGAGATCGCGGCGGCCCTGTCGCCGACGTTCTGGCTGTTCGCACTGTTGCTCGTCCCGATCGGCATGATCGGTCTCACGGTCAACATCACCGCGAACTCGGCCGTCCAGATGGCGACGGACCCGGCCATGCGGGGCCGGGTGATGAGCCTCTACATGATGGTCTTCGCCGGCGGTACGCCGATCGGCGCGCCGCTCCTCGGCTGGGTCACCGACACGTACGGCGCCCGCGTCGGCTTCGCGACGGGCGGCGTGATCTCGCTGGCCGCGGCGGTCGTCGTGGGCCTCGTCCTGGCGAAGGTCGGCGGCCTGAAGGTTGCCTGGGCCTGGCGTCACGGGCACCCTCAGGTGCGCTTCGTGGCACGGGAGCGGCTGGCGACCGCGGCCTAG
- a CDS encoding GDSL-type esterase/lipase family protein, which yields MRFLFVGDSMTIGRAGDWTWRYRMWRHLESTLPGGYEIVGPRTTLYDPAADAPASETYADPAYPAPARRHLAGWGEGWLHMAPVIGDTVTATGADVLLISLGLIDLGFYTNSEQTEENVRAFVATARAANPRVRAVLLPVIPNVRAGYDAPFAGECARFNELLAKAVADLDTAASPLLLAAVPESYDLDTDTYDGTHPGPSGEHKLAAAFADAMHQAWGLGGPYRY from the coding sequence ATGCGTTTTCTGTTCGTCGGCGACAGCATGACCATCGGACGCGCCGGCGACTGGACCTGGCGGTACCGCATGTGGCGGCACCTGGAGTCCACTCTGCCCGGCGGGTACGAGATCGTCGGCCCCCGCACCACGCTGTACGACCCCGCCGCCGACGCACCGGCCTCGGAGACGTACGCCGACCCGGCCTACCCCGCCCCCGCCCGGCGTCATCTGGCCGGCTGGGGCGAGGGCTGGCTGCACATGGCACCCGTGATCGGCGACACGGTCACGGCGACCGGGGCCGACGTGCTGCTGATCTCGCTCGGTCTGATCGACCTCGGCTTCTACACCAACAGCGAGCAGACCGAGGAGAACGTCCGGGCGTTCGTCGCGACGGCCCGCGCCGCGAACCCGCGCGTCCGCGCCGTCCTCCTGCCCGTCATCCCCAACGTGCGCGCCGGGTACGACGCGCCCTTCGCCGGCGAGTGCGCCCGCTTCAACGAGCTGCTCGCGAAGGCGGTCGCCGACCTGGACACGGCGGCCTCGCCCCTTCTCCTGGCGGCTGTGCCGGAGTCGTACGACCTCGACACGGACACCTATGACGGCACCCACCCGGGCCCCTCGGGCGAGCACAAGCTGGCGGCCGCCTTCGCCGACGCGATGCACCAGGCATGGGGCCTGGGCGGCCCGTACCGCTACTGA
- a CDS encoding MarR family winged helix-turn-helix transcriptional regulator, whose translation MVDHVSGENVNQVVDIGNGDNGDGEIGGGRGYELPLLLFGGFRTLIDRLHDRLATEGHPDLRPAHGFAMQAIGARGATASEIGRRLGVSKQAAGKTVDRLLALGYAERADDPTDARRKLVHLTPRGYAALARSAAIFDELRAEWAAALGADRVRDLEAALRNVVPAETAFRLDATSWLGAP comes from the coding sequence ATGGTTGACCATGTGTCGGGAGAAAACGTAAACCAGGTTGTCGATATTGGCAACGGGGACAACGGCGACGGAGAGATCGGGGGCGGCAGGGGCTACGAACTCCCCCTGCTCCTCTTCGGCGGCTTCCGCACCCTCATCGACCGCCTCCACGACCGGCTCGCCACCGAAGGCCACCCCGACCTGCGCCCCGCCCACGGCTTCGCCATGCAGGCCATCGGCGCGCGGGGCGCCACCGCCAGCGAGATCGGGCGGCGCCTCGGCGTCTCCAAGCAGGCCGCCGGCAAGACCGTCGACCGGCTCCTCGCCCTCGGCTACGCCGAACGCGCCGACGACCCCACCGACGCCCGCCGCAAACTCGTCCACCTCACGCCACGCGGGTACGCCGCCCTCGCCCGCTCCGCGGCGATCTTCGACGAACTGCGGGCGGAATGGGCGGCGGCCCTCGGCGCCGACCGCGTCCGGGACCTGGAGGCGGCCCTGCGGAACGTCGTCCCAGCGGAGACGGCGTTCCGCCTGGACGCCACCAGCTGGCTCGGCGCCCCCTAG
- a CDS encoding PH domain-containing protein, with product MDTQRVLPREYRIRSGRLAAVYLAAGVGLPTAGLPIWTEEDIPGWVRTLGTLLLLALLGWLVLAARSSSTSADLKGIRVRGMVRSRRLAWEDIHDLRAVPNPSAAMGQGQPRIISYMYGRDGRRVQLMYLDDNHVAVDREIAALRVAWERHRGDGWSPNAAADRRIDSRSRREGSLLRALSWALMSVLAAVVLFLVLLFTDSDAMSPEWILIIPVVVFLVVWIGSSLRGRNQ from the coding sequence ATGGACACGCAGCGCGTACTGCCACGCGAGTACCGGATCAGATCCGGCCGGCTGGCCGCCGTCTACCTCGCGGCGGGCGTCGGACTGCCCACCGCGGGGCTGCCGATCTGGACCGAGGAGGACATCCCCGGCTGGGTCAGGACCCTTGGCACCCTGCTGCTGCTCGCCCTCCTCGGCTGGCTCGTCCTCGCGGCCCGGAGCAGCTCCACCTCCGCCGACCTCAAGGGCATCCGGGTCCGCGGCATGGTCAGGAGCCGGCGGCTCGCCTGGGAGGACATCCACGATCTCCGAGCCGTACCCAACCCGAGCGCGGCCATGGGCCAGGGGCAGCCGCGGATCATCTCCTACATGTACGGGCGCGACGGGCGCCGCGTCCAGCTCATGTACCTGGACGACAACCACGTCGCCGTCGACCGTGAGATCGCCGCGCTGCGGGTCGCGTGGGAGAGGCACCGCGGGGACGGCTGGTCGCCGAACGCCGCGGCCGACCGGCGGATCGACAGCCGGTCCCGCCGTGAGGGTTCGCTCCTGCGCGCGCTGTCCTGGGCCCTCATGTCGGTCCTCGCCGCCGTCGTCCTCTTCCTCGTCCTGCTGTTCACGGACAGCGACGCCATGAGCCCCGAGTGGATCCTGATCATCCCGGTGGTCGTCTTCCTCGTCGTCTGGATCGGATCCAGCCTCCGCGGCCGGAATCAGTAG
- a CDS encoding carboxymuconolactone decarboxylase family protein, with product MSVDMPARTANAVALLKESPETLDGFLKLSQTFESTTLDPHSRETVVLTVAERNQCHLCVDMHEAKMAALGPAPDAGRLAAIRRFTLRVLASAGAVSDAELADFEAAGYTRRNALEVVLGIGAYTLSTFANRLTRAS from the coding sequence TTGTCCGTCGACATGCCCGCCCGTACCGCCAACGCCGTCGCCCTCCTCAAGGAGTCGCCCGAGACCCTCGACGGCTTCCTGAAGCTCAGTCAGACCTTCGAGTCCACCACCCTCGACCCGCACTCCCGCGAGACGGTCGTCCTGACCGTCGCCGAACGCAACCAGTGCCATCTCTGCGTCGACATGCACGAGGCCAAGATGGCCGCCCTCGGGCCCGCGCCCGACGCCGGACGGCTCGCCGCGATCCGTCGGTTCACCCTCCGGGTGCTCGCCTCCGCGGGCGCGGTGAGCGACGCGGAGCTGGCCGACTTCGAGGCCGCGGGCTACACCCGCCGCAACGCCCTGGAGGTCGTCCTCGGCATCGGCGCGTACACGCTCTCCACCTTCGCGAACCGGCTCACCAGGGCGTCGTGA